DNA from Planctomycetota bacterium:
CTGCGGCCTGTGGCGACGCCGATTCTTTCGCCGTCCCTAGGGCTGTCACGGGCGAACCAGTCGATGTTGGTAGGCGGGAACGGGTGGGCGAATGGCCAAAGCACACGCCGTCACGAGGTACAACCAAATCGCATTATCCGATTTGAAGAAGTTGGCAACGGCCAAGGCCATGAAGTGGCCGATTGCCAGCGCGATCGTCGCACGCAGGAGCAATCGATCGACAGGCGTTGCGGGCCGAACACGCTTCAAAGCCTTTCCGGCTTGGAAAAGACCGAGTCCGAAAAGTAGTGCACCGGGCAAGCCAAGTGCGAAAGGAATCTGAAGAAAACCGTTGTCGAACGCGGCCACCTCGAGGTCGCCGCCGGTAAGCCGGCCGGTTGCTGCGCCCGTTGAGCCGAGCCCGTAGCCCTGAGGTTTCTGCAGGATCTCACCGAGTGCATATCCAGAGAATTCGACGCGCCCCCTGAAGCTTCCGTCATTCTGCACATCGCCGAGCGAGCTCATCCGGTCGACCATCTTTTCGCCCTGCGGGATGAGCGGCAAGGCCACGAGCATCGCGATGACGAGGACCGCCATCGACACAATGAGCCGAAACTTCTCCCCCGGCCGAGCGAGGATCGCGAAAGCAACGAGGCAGAGCGCTGCTGTCAGCCACGCCGAACGTACCATCGATGCC
Protein-coding regions in this window:
- a CDS encoding O-antigen ligase family protein, which codes for MGSIGQPEPFKSRFFGPFGAPGAMGQTCAVVLALLLMFRPLRPPVLWPLAGFLAVCSLASMVRSAWLTAALCLVAFAILARPGEKFRLIVSMAVLVIAMLVALPLIPQGEKMVDRMSSLGDVQNDGSFRGRVEFSGYALGEILQKPQGYGLGSTGAATGRLTGGDLEVAAFDNGFLQIPFALGLPGALLFGLGLFQAGKALKRVRPATPVDRLLLRATIALAIGHFMALAVANFFKSDNAIWLYLVTACALAIRPPVPAYQHRLVRP